Proteins encoded within one genomic window of Bacteroides sedimenti:
- a CDS encoding M24 family metallopeptidase — protein sequence MKISTELALRQEKIRKLMMQSNIDAALISCNVNLLYTCGQVLSGYCYLPVTGEPWYFIKRPSGLRGKQIHYIRKPEQIAEFLTEKNIPFPETMMLEGDQMPYTEYMRLANIFPSARCVNGTPIIRAARSIKTETEIEMFRQAGAAHTRAYMQIPSIYCSGMDDRQFSIEIERIMRLEGCLGIFRVFGQSMEIFFGSVLTGSNAEAPSPYDFSLGGKGLSPALPGGLNGTKLEKGNTVMVDLGGNFNGYMCDMSRVFSIGKISEEAYRAHQVCLEIQSEVIALAKPGAVCETLYNKAIDIVTKAGFKDKFMGTKQQAKFVGHGIGLEINEAPVLAPKVKQELESGMVIALEPKIVLPGIGPVGIENSWVINEHGAEKLTFCPEEILDLEA from the coding sequence ATGAAAATTTCAACAGAATTAGCACTGCGTCAGGAGAAAATAAGAAAATTAATGATGCAGTCCAATATTGATGCAGCTTTAATTTCCTGCAATGTGAACCTTCTATATACTTGCGGACAAGTTCTCAGCGGTTATTGCTACCTACCGGTTACAGGTGAACCATGGTATTTTATTAAACGACCAAGTGGATTAAGGGGGAAACAGATTCATTATATCCGCAAACCGGAACAAATAGCGGAGTTTCTTACAGAAAAGAATATACCTTTCCCTGAAACAATGATGCTTGAAGGAGATCAGATGCCTTATACAGAATATATGCGTCTGGCAAATATTTTTCCGTCTGCACGTTGCGTTAACGGAACTCCAATTATCCGTGCCGCACGTAGCATCAAGACAGAGACAGAGATTGAAATGTTCCGTCAAGCTGGTGCAGCACATACACGTGCATACATGCAGATTCCCTCCATCTACTGCTCGGGAATGGACGACCGTCAGTTCTCAATTGAAATTGAACGCATCATGCGTTTAGAAGGATGTCTGGGAATATTCCGCGTATTTGGTCAAAGCATGGAAATTTTCTTTGGGAGTGTACTTACCGGAAGCAATGCCGAGGCTCCATCTCCATACGATTTTTCTCTAGGGGGAAAGGGCTTGAGTCCTGCCCTGCCGGGAGGATTGAACGGAACCAAACTGGAAAAGGGAAATACGGTAATGGTTGATTTGGGTGGTAATTTCAACGGCTATATGTGCGACATGTCACGCGTATTTTCAATCGGTAAAATTAGTGAAGAGGCTTACCGTGCACATCAGGTTTGCCTGGAAATTCAATCTGAAGTCATTGCTTTGGCGAAGCCCGGTGCTGTATGTGAAACTCTTTATAACAAGGCTATCGACATCGTAACCAAAGCTGGATTCAAGGATAAGTTTATGGGAACCAAGCAACAAGCTAAGTTCGTTGGACATGGTATTGGTCTCGAAATAAACGAAGCCCCCGTTCTTGCACCAAAAGTAAAGCAAGAACTGGAGTCAGGGATGGTTATTGCTCTCGAGCCTAAGATTGTTTTACCGGGAATTGGCCCTGTTGGAATTGAAAACTCATGGGTTATAAATGAACATGGAGCAGAAAAGCTAACGTTCTGTCCCGAAGAGATTCTTGACCTGGAAGCATAA
- a CDS encoding septal ring lytic transglycosylase RlpA family protein, with protein sequence MVNKILFVLFLLATISISTSAQETGKATYYGKKMQGKRTASGIRYHNDSLTCAHRTYPFGTLLKVKNLKNDKEVVVEVTDRGPFGRGYIIDLSYSAAKEIDLIRTGITMVEVSVYNPIQVPFKANDDIVPHWDIEMAVPNRVIPDAMDNDQSKVKEDSTKTKKPINKK encoded by the coding sequence ATGGTCAACAAAATTTTATTTGTATTGTTTCTGCTGGCCACAATCAGCATCAGCACTTCTGCACAAGAAACAGGGAAAGCTACTTATTACGGGAAAAAGATGCAGGGAAAAAGGACTGCAAGCGGAATTCGTTATCATAACGATAGCCTAACTTGTGCTCACCGCACATATCCGTTCGGCACCCTTTTGAAAGTGAAAAATTTGAAGAATGATAAGGAAGTTGTCGTAGAAGTAACAGATAGAGGGCCATTTGGTCGAGGCTATATTATCGACCTTTCATACAGTGCAGCCAAAGAAATCGACCTAATCAGAACCGGAATTACAATGGTTGAGGTCAGTGTATACAATCCGATACAGGTTCCTTTTAAGGCTAATGACGATATTGTTCCTCATTGGGATATTGAAATGGCCGTACCTAACAGAGTTATTCCCGACGCCATGGATAATGATCAATCTAAGGTTAAGGAAGACTCCACAAAAACCAAAAAACCTATCAACAAAAAATGA
- the gdhA gene encoding NADP-specific glutamate dehydrogenase, producing MNIELIMASLEAKHPGEKEYLQAVREVLISIEEVYNQHPEFEKARIIERLVEPDRIFTFKVPWVDDNGDVQVNLGYRVQFNNAIGPYKGGIRFHASVNLSILKFLGFEQTFKNALTTLPMGGGKGGSDFSIRGKSDAEVMRFCQSFMLELWRHIGPDTDVPAGDIGVGAREIGYMFGMYKKLAREFTGTFTGKGLEYGGSLVRPEATGFGGLYFVNQMLKTKGIDIKGKTIAVSGFGNVAWGAVTKANELGAKVVTISGPDGYIYDEAGISGEKIDYMLELRATGEDIVEPYAKKFNAKFIPDRRPWEVKVDIALPCATQNELNGEDAKQLIENNVLCVGEISNMGCTPEAIDLFIEHKTMYAPGKAVNAGGVATSGLEMSQNAMHLSWGATEVDSKLHEIMYGIHEQCVKYGTESDGYINYVKGANIAGFMKVAHAMMAQGIV from the coding sequence ATGAATATCGAACTAATTATGGCTTCACTGGAAGCAAAACACCCTGGTGAAAAGGAATATCTTCAAGCAGTCAGGGAAGTGCTCATCTCTATCGAGGAAGTCTATAATCAACACCCCGAATTTGAAAAAGCCCGTATCATAGAACGATTAGTGGAACCCGACCGTATATTTACCTTTAAAGTGCCCTGGGTAGATGATAACGGAGACGTACAAGTAAATCTTGGTTACCGTGTTCAGTTCAATAATGCCATTGGCCCATACAAAGGTGGTATCCGTTTCCATGCCTCAGTCAATTTATCCATACTGAAATTTCTTGGCTTCGAACAAACATTTAAGAATGCTCTTACCACACTTCCGATGGGAGGTGGCAAAGGTGGTTCCGATTTCTCTATCCGTGGAAAATCTGATGCAGAAGTTATGCGTTTCTGCCAGTCATTCATGCTTGAACTATGGCGCCATATCGGACCAGACACCGATGTACCGGCTGGTGATATAGGAGTTGGAGCACGTGAGATTGGATATATGTTCGGTATGTATAAGAAACTGGCTCGTGAATTCACCGGAACCTTCACCGGAAAAGGACTTGAATATGGAGGTTCTCTGGTTCGTCCGGAAGCAACCGGTTTCGGCGGATTGTACTTCGTGAATCAGATGTTAAAAACAAAAGGAATTGATATCAAAGGAAAAACAATTGCAGTTTCTGGATTTGGCAATGTAGCTTGGGGAGCAGTTACTAAAGCAAACGAACTTGGAGCTAAAGTTGTCACTATTTCTGGACCAGATGGATACATCTACGATGAAGCTGGAATTAGTGGAGAAAAAATAGATTATATGCTCGAACTTCGTGCAACCGGTGAAGACATTGTTGAACCATACGCAAAGAAATTCAACGCCAAATTCATTCCAGATCGGAGACCTTGGGAAGTAAAGGTAGATATAGCCTTGCCTTGTGCTACCCAGAACGAACTGAATGGAGAAGATGCGAAACAACTTATAGAAAACAATGTTTTATGCGTGGGAGAGATTTCAAATATGGGATGTACCCCCGAAGCTATCGACCTGTTTATCGAGCACAAAACTATGTATGCACCAGGAAAAGCAGTTAACGCCGGTGGAGTTGCTACTTCCGGTCTGGAAATGAGCCAGAATGCAATGCATCTTAGCTGGGGAGCTACAGAAGTTGATAGCAAACTTCATGAAATAATGTACGGTATCCATGAACAGTGTGTAAAATACGGCACAGAATCTGATGGATACATTAACTACGTGAAAGGAGCAAACATTGCCGGATTTATGAAAGTAGCCCATGCCATGATGGCACAGGGAATAGTATAG
- a CDS encoding PEP/pyruvate-binding domain-containing protein → MLSKLKLSQLYFKDTSFANLMTRRIFNVLLIANPYDAFMLEDDGRIDEKIFNEYASLSLRYPPRFTQVSTEKEAWAELEDMQFDLVICMPSTDKSDFLATGRSIKEKYPQIPIVVLTPFSHGVRRRIANEDLSAFEYVFCWLGNTDLLVSIIKLVEDQMNVEHDVAEVGVQLILLVEDSIRFYSSTLPSIYRFILQQSQEFATEALNDHQKTLRMRGRPKIVLARTYEEATEIYNKFQNNILGVITDVRFPREGKKDAMAGIKLCDEIRKKDPFVPLIIQSAEKDNQVYANRYGASFVDKNSKKMDVDLQRIVKDKFGFGDFIFRNPNTNAEVAKVRNLKDLQNIIFAVPSESLSYHISRNHISRWLYSRAMFPVAEFLRQITFDEVIDIDVYRKIIFEAIVKYRKMKNQGVVAIFKRDRFDRYSNFARIGEGSLGGKGRGLAFIDNMVKRHPQFDEFENAKVAIPKTVVLCTDIFDEFMETNNLYQVALSDMEDDAILKYFLKAKLPERLIEDFFTFFDVVKSPIAIRSSSLLEDSHYQPFAGIYSTYMIPYLDDKYEMLRMLSDAIKAVYASVYYSDSKSYMQATANVIDQEKMAVILQEVVGNQYGERYYPSMSGVARSLNYYPIGDEKPEEGTVNIALGLGKYIVDGGMTLRFCPYHPNKVLQTSEMEIALKETQTRFYALDLKNIGEEFSIDDGFNLLKLPVKEAENDGALRYIASTYDPYDQVIRDGIYPGGRKLITFANILQHDVFPLAQILQLAMKYGEKEMRRPVEIEFAATLSTEIDKSGTFYLLQIRPIVDSKEMIEEDLTQVEDKDLLLSSNHALGHGIMNDVHDIVYVKTDNYSAYHNQDIAYEIEKLNKQFLDKKKNYILVGPGRWGSSDTWLGIPVKWPHISAARVIVEAGLTNYRIDPSQGTHFFQNLTSFGVGYFTINSYMNDGIYDQDFLNAKEAVFETKYLRHIHFEKPMVVKIDGKKNIGIVMKPQ, encoded by the coding sequence ATGCTTAGCAAACTCAAATTAAGCCAATTATATTTCAAAGATACATCTTTTGCCAATCTGATGACCAGAAGAATATTCAACGTATTACTTATCGCAAATCCTTACGATGCGTTTATGTTGGAAGATGACGGTCGGATTGACGAGAAAATATTTAATGAATATGCCTCACTTAGCTTACGATATCCTCCCCGATTTACCCAAGTTTCGACAGAAAAAGAGGCTTGGGCGGAACTGGAGGATATGCAGTTTGATTTAGTGATATGTATGCCAAGTACCGATAAAAGTGACTTCTTGGCTACAGGGCGTAGTATCAAGGAAAAATATCCACAGATTCCGATTGTAGTACTCACGCCATTTTCCCACGGAGTGAGAAGACGCATAGCCAATGAGGACTTAAGTGCTTTTGAATATGTTTTTTGCTGGTTGGGAAATACAGATCTGCTTGTTTCGATCATCAAACTGGTTGAGGATCAGATGAATGTAGAGCATGATGTGGCTGAAGTTGGAGTACAGTTGATTCTGCTGGTGGAAGATTCCATTCGTTTTTATTCATCCACTTTACCAAGTATTTATAGATTTATCTTGCAGCAATCGCAGGAATTTGCCACGGAAGCGTTGAACGATCACCAAAAGACTTTACGAATGCGTGGACGACCGAAGATTGTCCTGGCTCGTACATATGAAGAAGCGACTGAAATATATAATAAATTTCAAAACAATATTCTGGGAGTAATTACTGACGTGAGATTTCCCCGTGAAGGAAAAAAGGATGCTATGGCTGGCATCAAACTGTGTGACGAAATCAGAAAGAAAGATCCCTTTGTTCCGTTAATTATCCAATCGGCAGAAAAGGATAATCAGGTATACGCAAACCGGTATGGAGCAAGTTTTGTGGACAAGAATTCCAAAAAGATGGATGTTGACCTTCAACGTATTGTGAAGGACAAATTTGGTTTTGGAGATTTTATTTTCCGGAATCCAAATACAAATGCGGAAGTGGCAAAGGTGAGAAACCTGAAAGATCTTCAGAATATTATTTTTGCTGTGCCAAGTGAATCATTGTCTTATCATATCTCCCGAAACCATATTTCACGCTGGCTATATTCAAGGGCAATGTTCCCAGTGGCAGAGTTTCTAAGACAGATTACTTTCGATGAGGTGATAGACATTGATGTGTACCGGAAAATTATTTTCGAGGCGATTGTAAAATACAGAAAGATGAAGAATCAAGGGGTAGTAGCTATTTTTAAGCGGGACCGTTTTGATAGATATTCGAATTTTGCCCGCATCGGTGAGGGTTCATTAGGAGGGAAAGGAAGAGGACTGGCATTTATTGACAATATGGTAAAACGCCATCCTCAGTTCGATGAATTTGAAAACGCCAAAGTGGCTATTCCAAAGACGGTTGTACTTTGCACCGATATCTTTGACGAATTTATGGAAACGAATAACCTGTATCAGGTGGCTCTTTCGGATATGGAAGATGATGCGATTCTAAAATACTTCCTGAAAGCAAAACTACCTGAACGGTTAATCGAGGACTTTTTCACTTTCTTCGATGTAGTAAAATCGCCGATTGCCATCCGCTCTTCTAGTTTGCTGGAAGATTCACATTATCAACCATTTGCCGGGATTTACTCCACTTACATGATTCCATATCTGGATGATAAATATGAAATGCTTCGCATGTTGAGTGATGCGATAAAAGCGGTCTATGCATCTGTATATTACAGCGACAGTAAGTCATATATGCAAGCTACTGCTAATGTGATTGATCAGGAAAAGATGGCAGTCATTTTGCAGGAAGTGGTGGGGAATCAATATGGAGAAAGATATTATCCTTCCATGTCCGGGGTAGCAAGATCACTGAACTATTATCCGATTGGCGATGAAAAACCAGAAGAAGGAACCGTGAATATTGCTCTGGGACTGGGAAAATATATTGTTGATGGAGGAATGACTCTGAGGTTCTGTCCTTACCACCCGAATAAAGTGCTTCAAACAAGTGAAATGGAGATTGCACTGAAAGAGACCCAGACCCGCTTTTATGCGCTCGATTTGAAGAATATTGGAGAGGAATTTTCTATAGATGATGGATTTAATCTGTTGAAACTTCCTGTAAAAGAGGCTGAAAATGATGGAGCCTTGCGGTATATAGCTTCTACTTATGATCCATATGATCAGGTGATTCGTGATGGAATTTATCCAGGTGGACGAAAACTGATCACTTTTGCAAATATCTTGCAACACGACGTGTTTCCGCTTGCACAAATTCTTCAACTCGCTATGAAATATGGAGAGAAGGAAATGCGTCGTCCTGTGGAAATTGAATTTGCTGCCACATTGAGTACCGAGATAGATAAATCAGGCACTTTCTACCTGTTACAGATCCGACCAATTGTAGATAGCAAGGAGATGATAGAAGAAGATCTTACCCAGGTTGAAGATAAAGACTTATTGTTGAGTTCGAATCATGCTTTGGGACACGGCATCATGAATGATGTTCATGACATTGTTTACGTAAAAACAGATAATTACAGTGCATATCACAATCAGGATATTGCATACGAAATTGAAAAACTGAACAAACAGTTCTTGGATAAGAAAAAGAATTATATTTTGGTAGGACCAGGCAGATGGGGCTCCAGTGATACATGGTTGGGTATACCTGTTAAATGGCCACATATCTCTGCAGCTAGGGTGATTGTTGAGGCCGGGTTGACAAACTACCGGATTGACCCTAGTCAGGGAACTCATTTCTTTCAGAACCTAACCTCGTTTGGTGTGGGTTATTTCACTATAAACTCCTATATGAACGATGGCATTTACGACCAGGATTTTTTGAATGCCAAAGAAGCTGTTTTTGAAACGAAATATCTCCGTCACATACATTTTGAAAAGCCAATGGTGGTAAAGATTGATGGAAAGAAGAATATCGGAATTGTGATGAAACCCCAATAA
- a CDS encoding nitroreductase family protein, with amino-acid sequence MKQSLLLMMMFFFISCSSAQELTSIKLNAPDLTRGDNVMKALSNRKSTREYSDKMLSIQDLSDLVWAANGINRPSESKKTAPSSQNRQDIKIYVCTAQANYLYNPKTNMLDFISEGDVRPLKAPVCLILVSDTNETWGAIDGGIVSQNISIFCSGIGLGTVPRAQMDSAGLTKALKLTGTQTLILNHPVGYFK; translated from the coding sequence ATGAAACAATCCCTTTTGCTAATGATGATGTTCTTTTTTATTTCATGTTCAAGTGCACAGGAACTGACCTCAATCAAGTTGAATGCACCCGATCTGACCCGTGGGGATAATGTTATGAAAGCATTATCAAACCGTAAATCCACCCGCGAATACTCTGATAAAATGCTAAGCATTCAGGACCTCTCTGACTTGGTATGGGCAGCCAATGGCATAAATCGCCCGAGTGAATCGAAGAAAACAGCTCCATCTTCTCAGAACCGGCAGGATATAAAGATATATGTCTGCACGGCACAGGCTAATTACCTTTATAACCCGAAAACAAATATGCTGGATTTTATCAGTGAGGGCGATGTGCGCCCGCTAAAAGCACCAGTATGCCTGATTTTGGTTTCGGATACAAATGAAACCTGGGGAGCGATTGATGGCGGAATTGTTTCTCAAAACATATCAATTTTCTGCTCCGGGATAGGACTGGGAACAGTTCCAAGAGCACAGATGGATAGTGCTGGGTTGACAAAAGCATTAAAATTGACCGGAACGCAGACATTGATCTTAAATCATCCGGTAGGATATTTTAAATAA
- a CDS encoding alpha-L-fucosidase: protein MRKIYLALLILVCNMPLFAQKDYQPAKENLENRAEFQDAKFGMFIHWGIYSMLGSGEWVMHNKNINWKEYEKLAAGFYPSKFDAAAWVSAAKAAGMKYICFTTRHHDGFSMFGTKYSDFNIVDATPYKKDIVKALAEECKKQGLKLHLYYSHLDWRRDDYYPLGRTGHGTGRTTHGKWSDYMNFMNNQLTELLTNYGPIGAIWFDGYWDKDQDPTWDWNLGGQYALIHKLQPGCMIGNNHHSTPLPGEDFQMFERDLPGQNTAGLSGQDISKLPLETCETMNGSWGYNITDNNYKSTKELILYLVKAAGNNANLLMNVGPQPNGQMPEVAVQRLKEVGEWMKVYGETVYGTRAGQVPVRDWGVTTQKGNRLFVHILNLKDNALFLPVTSKVKKASLFKNKTAIKFKQDKEGILLYLPEVPTDIDYVVELSL from the coding sequence ATGAGAAAGATTTATTTAGCGCTGCTGATTCTTGTCTGCAACATGCCGTTGTTTGCGCAGAAAGATTATCAACCAGCCAAAGAGAACTTAGAAAACAGAGCTGAATTTCAAGATGCTAAATTTGGTATGTTTATTCACTGGGGCATCTATAGTATGCTGGGAAGCGGTGAATGGGTAATGCATAATAAAAATATCAACTGGAAAGAGTATGAGAAACTGGCCGCTGGATTCTATCCCTCCAAATTTGATGCAGCAGCATGGGTATCGGCAGCCAAGGCAGCCGGTATGAAATACATCTGCTTCACCACTCGCCATCACGATGGCTTCTCTATGTTTGGTACCAAGTACTCCGATTTCAATATAGTTGATGCTACCCCCTATAAGAAAGACATTGTTAAGGCACTGGCCGAAGAGTGTAAAAAACAAGGACTAAAGCTTCACTTGTACTACTCACACCTGGATTGGCGTAGAGACGATTATTACCCTCTGGGTCGTACCGGCCACGGTACAGGCAGAACCACACATGGGAAGTGGAGCGATTATATGAATTTTATGAATAATCAGCTTACCGAACTGCTTACCAACTATGGACCGATTGGGGCAATCTGGTTCGACGGATACTGGGATAAGGATCAGGACCCTACTTGGGACTGGAATTTGGGCGGACAGTATGCATTGATTCATAAACTGCAGCCGGGATGTATGATAGGAAACAATCACCACAGTACACCACTGCCGGGAGAAGATTTTCAGATGTTTGAACGCGATCTGCCAGGACAGAATACAGCCGGACTTTCTGGTCAGGATATTAGTAAACTACCGTTGGAAACTTGCGAAACCATGAATGGCAGCTGGGGCTACAATATTACAGATAACAATTATAAATCGACCAAGGAGCTGATTCTGTATCTGGTAAAAGCTGCCGGCAATAATGCGAACTTACTGATGAATGTAGGTCCTCAGCCTAACGGACAAATGCCTGAAGTGGCTGTACAACGTTTGAAAGAGGTGGGTGAATGGATGAAAGTGTATGGTGAAACCGTTTATGGCACCCGTGCCGGACAGGTTCCCGTTCGCGACTGGGGAGTAACAACTCAGAAGGGTAACAGGCTTTTTGTACATATCCTCAACCTGAAAGACAATGCCTTGTTCCTTCCGGTTACAAGCAAAGTGAAAAAGGCTTCATTGTTCAAGAATAAGACTGCAATCAAATTCAAACAGGATAAAGAAGGCATCTTGCTGTATTTGCCAGAAGTTCCAACCGATATTGATTACGTAGTTGAATTGTCTCTGTAA
- a CDS encoding prolyl oligopeptidase family serine peptidase yields MKKVTLLLACGMIAVNTYGQKGKIVYPITKKGNTVDIYFGEKVADPYRWLENDTTQETAAWVKAQNKVTTDYLSGIPFREKLKERLTNLANYEKIGAPFKKNGKYYFYKNNGLQNQSVLYVQNSLNDEPKVFLDPNKLSDDGTVALTSISFSKDGKYLAYTISRSGSDWREIYVMDLASGKLLDDHIRWAKFTGASWQEDGFYYSAYDAPATGKEFSNINENHKIYYHKIGEPQSKDILVYQNPKYPKRFYSASVSEDQHVLFIYESGEGRGNTLFMKDLTKADAPIEQLTSDHNFDYSPIDVIGNKIYFSTTYKAPKSKIMVADIASPKIDSWKELIPESTSVLAGSEIIGGKLVLTYNKDASNHAFVYNTDGKLLHEVKLPGLGAVGFSGDREDNLAFYSFTSFTYPGTVFKYNVETNESTLYRAPKVDFNPNEFVTEQVFYPSKDGTKIPMFLTYKKGLKRDGNNPVFLYGYGGFNISLNPGFSTFRIPFLENGGIYAQTNLRGGGEYGEEWHVAGTKMQKQNVFDDFISAAEYLIANKFTSKKKIAIVGGSNGGLLVGACVNQRPDLFRVAIPEVGVMDMLRYHKFTIGWNWASDYGTSEDSKEMFEYLKTYSPLHTLKKGVTYPAIMVTTADHDDRVVPAHSFKYAAALQAASNGKNPTLIRIDSKAGHGAGKPISKVIDEQTDIYSFIMFNMGIKPDIDPSKKISGM; encoded by the coding sequence ATGAAAAAAGTGACATTATTATTGGCATGCGGAATGATTGCTGTAAACACTTACGGACAAAAAGGGAAAATAGTTTACCCTATTACAAAGAAAGGCAACACGGTTGATATTTACTTTGGTGAAAAAGTAGCCGATCCTTACCGCTGGCTTGAGAATGACACAACTCAGGAAACAGCAGCCTGGGTAAAAGCACAAAACAAAGTTACCACTGATTATCTGTCTGGAATTCCTTTCAGAGAGAAACTAAAGGAAAGACTTACCAACCTTGCCAATTACGAAAAAATTGGAGCACCATTCAAAAAGAACGGAAAATATTATTTTTATAAAAATAATGGCTTGCAAAACCAGAGTGTTCTTTATGTTCAGAATTCACTAAACGACGAACCGAAGGTATTTCTTGACCCCAATAAACTCTCTGATGACGGCACTGTGGCGCTGACGAGTATCTCTTTTTCAAAAGATGGTAAATACTTAGCCTATACAATATCGAGAAGCGGGTCGGACTGGAGAGAAATCTATGTCATGGATCTTGCATCAGGAAAACTGCTTGACGACCACATCCGGTGGGCTAAATTCACAGGAGCCTCCTGGCAGGAAGATGGATTTTACTATAGTGCATACGATGCACCTGCAACTGGTAAAGAGTTTTCAAACATCAATGAGAATCACAAAATTTACTACCATAAAATAGGAGAGCCACAATCTAAAGACATTCTGGTTTATCAGAACCCTAAATACCCAAAACGATTTTATTCAGCCTCAGTAAGTGAGGACCAACACGTTCTTTTCATTTATGAATCGGGTGAAGGGCGCGGAAACACCCTCTTTATGAAGGACCTGACAAAAGCAGATGCGCCGATTGAGCAGCTGACTTCCGATCATAACTTCGACTATTCTCCGATTGATGTTATTGGCAACAAGATATATTTTTCAACTACCTATAAAGCTCCTAAGAGTAAAATAATGGTTGCCGACATCGCTTCGCCTAAAATTGACAGCTGGAAGGAACTTATACCAGAATCAACCTCCGTTCTTGCCGGATCCGAAATTATTGGAGGTAAGCTTGTGCTTACATACAACAAGGATGCCTCCAACCATGCATTTGTTTACAATACCGACGGCAAACTGCTTCATGAAGTTAAACTGCCGGGATTGGGTGCAGTAGGATTCAGTGGTGATAGAGAAGACAACCTCGCTTTCTACTCTTTCACCTCCTTCACCTATCCCGGGACAGTATTTAAATATAATGTCGAGACCAATGAATCCACCCTGTATCGTGCTCCGAAAGTAGATTTCAACCCAAATGAATTTGTTACCGAGCAGGTATTCTATCCAAGCAAAGACGGGACAAAGATTCCGATGTTTCTAACCTATAAGAAAGGATTGAAAAGAGATGGTAACAATCCTGTGTTTCTTTACGGATATGGTGGATTTAATATCAGCCTCAACCCGGGATTCTCTACTTTCCGTATTCCTTTCCTCGAAAACGGAGGTATCTATGCTCAGACCAACCTTCGCGGAGGTGGAGAATATGGTGAGGAATGGCATGTGGCCGGAACAAAAATGCAAAAGCAAAACGTGTTTGACGACTTCATTTCGGCAGCAGAATACCTAATTGCCAACAAATTTACCAGTAAGAAGAAGATTGCTATTGTAGGAGGTTCCAATGGAGGGCTACTAGTTGGAGCCTGTGTAAACCAACGGCCAGACCTTTTCAGGGTTGCTATTCCAGAAGTTGGAGTAATGGATATGCTTCGATATCATAAATTCACCATCGGATGGAATTGGGCAAGCGACTATGGAACCAGCGAAGACAGCAAAGAGATGTTCGAATACCTTAAGACTTACTCCCCGCTTCACACTCTGAAGAAAGGAGTTACTTATCCTGCCATAATGGTGACCACTGCCGACCATGACGACCGGGTGGTTCCGGCACACTCATTTAAATATGCCGCGGCTCTTCAGGCTGCCAGCAATGGTAAGAATCCAACTCTTATTCGTATAGACAGCAAAGCTGGTCATGGCGCAGGAAAGCCTATCAGCAAAGTAATAGATGAACAAACCGATATCTATTCGTTCATCATGTTCAACATGGGGATAAAACCCGATATCGATCCATCAAAAAAGATTTCAGGAATGTAA